The following DNA comes from Triticum aestivum cultivar Chinese Spring chromosome 3D, IWGSC CS RefSeq v2.1, whole genome shotgun sequence.
CCAACTAGCAGAGCATACAAGAACATCGAGTAATAAGCCATTTACTCCTATCTACTATGAAATTTGAGGCCCCTGTCATGGTTCGTGAATTTTATTCATTAATTCAGAATTACTTGCTGTTTCTCATGAAGAGATGATGTTTTGTATAGAGAAAATGTTATAAAAAATTTATGGCCAGGTGGAATGCACTAGTGAAAGTTTTCAAGTCATATAACGGTATAGAATACttcaagaccattttgagcagcatttGTTATCTCAGGGGATTGTAGATCAAACTTTCCCGTACACACTGGAACAAAACTGGTTAGCTGTAAGTAAAAGGCATATGCTAGATGTTGCTCAATGCTTGTTGCTTCAGATGAATTTCAAGAAATTTTACTGGGAAAAACTACACATATACAATCCAACTAGGAGATATATAAGAGGCAAAACCATGCTGAAAAACATGGAAAATATGTGCAGACAATTGTAGCTTAATCTAGATTTATTACATGGAATGGAAAGATGTCTGGTACCTGTGCCTCGGAGGACCGCAGCATGCAACGCATTCTGTCCATTTTTCCCAGAGTAGGAAAGTTTCATGTGACTCGCATTATAAAGTGTCTCGACAATGATGTCCTCTTCCAGCAAGATGGCCAGGTAGAGAGGTGAAGTGCCGTCTTTCGGAAAACTGGCCAACTCCGAGTGTTCCTCCATTAGCAGCTTGACTATATCATTATTTCCAATACGGACTGCTTGATGCAATGCTGTCTCCTTAAGGATGTTTTCAATTTCTAGGAGTTCCTTCACTCTGTTAACACCTGTATTCTCGCCTCTGGCCAGAGTGATGAGGTGACAGACCATTCGGGACATCCCGGCCCGTGCAGCACAGTGCAGGGGCGTGTCACCGTTCTTGTTACGCGCAAACAGGAGGTGGTTTGCCTTGCTATGGATGATGTCAGCACTCCTCAAGAATCCATCACTCTCaccatatgtggccaccacatggAGCGCAGTGCCCCCTTCAATGGTGACCCCATCCAGAAGTGACACGGTAGAACCTGAAGGCAGGTTCAGAAGTGCTTCAACATCATCAGAAGCTTTCTGCATCGACGCGCCTTTGCCGCTGCAGCTGTGGGAGCCGTATGCCGTGAGCAGGTCAAGAATATTTGTACTAGAATTCATGGAAGGATGCGGCTGACCGTGTCCCCTGTTGAGAAGAAATTCCAAGTCTTGCCAGGCGCCAGAGCAAGCCGATGATAGCAGAAGGGGGCTCATGACCTCTGGGAGAGGCTTCACCGTGGAAGCCTGGATGCTCGGGGCCATCACAACCAGCATTGTCTTTGAATCCTCCGTGCTCAGCAGATCCTTCAACTGCTGACAGTTGCCACGGCCTGCGGCCACCGTCAGTTTGGCATCCACCGACACTTGCACGGCATTTTCCTCCATGAGCAAGCTAGAAGGTTCGTCGCCGCTGCTCCTCGACGCCATCAGCACCACTACGTGCAAGCTCTCTTCTCCACTTACTGCTCACAAGTTGGATGCGAGGTGTATGATGGCTGCCCTGCCCAGGTCGACATGGGGATACTCTTGAGTAGTTATACAGCTATGTACAGAGTCGTATCCCCCCAATGAGAAAAGTCATCTTCTCCATTCCTAGCTTGTTTATCTTTAATCAGCCTGGTCCAAATCAATTAGTTAATTCTCCAGCTAGATGGACTAATTAATTTAGTATCATCACATCACACAGTTGCTGCTATAATATGCTATATGCTCCAAACGAAGTATTGAGCCTTGTCGTTTCTTGGTGATTATATGGTGGATCTTTCGTTGCAACCATACGCACTAAAAATCAGGAAAGACAGCGAGATTTCAGATGCTAACCAGTCAAAACAATTCAACAAAGTTGGGATTAGATGGACTTCGAATCTGTAGAGAGCAAACAAAAGTTGAGAGGGACTTATCAGATGCGCTGCCAAGCGTACGAGTTCCCGGCAGGCGGCGCGACAATGCCGGAGGCCGGCGACTTGCGACCGGCGGAGGAGCCGACGCCCGAGCCTGACGAGATCCGCGCAGATGCGGCCCCATCTCGCCGTGAGGCGTGAGGAGCAACAGTGGGGCGGGAACCGGGAGGCGAGGCGAAGACAGCGGCGGCAACCGGCGGAGAGTCGCCAACATGGACGGGGTAATTTGAGGAAATGCCACACTTTTTCTGGGACTTTACTCTTATAGCACACCTTTCTTTTTATTTGACTAAATAGCACACTTTTCATTGCTAGCTGGATAAAACACCGCATATTGAGTTTTTCCTACTTTTTCTTGCCCAAGCCCAGACGTCATACATTCTAGGACAGATTTGCCCTCCGGTTCGTTCCCGTTCGATCAATCAAATATTTCCTTCATTTATGAACGCACAGCAGACAGAGAAACAAAGCAGTGCCCCGTGCCGTGCCTTCTCCCCAAGTCGCCGCCTCGCCGTACCTCCACCGCGGCGAGCTGCTGCCTTGTCGTGTCTTCTCCCCGACGTCGCTGCCTCGCCgtacctcctctccggtgagccgCGCCTCGCTGTGCCTACTGCCTAGCCCCCGTTCCTATGCATGAAGCTGCGCCCTCGGCCACGCTCCAGTCACTCCCTTGTatttttttttttctgaaaaaagcCACTCCCTCCGTCCTGGCAGAAAAGAGACTGCGCCGGCCCTTCAAGTGTCCCCTGCAGCGTGTCCCATGTCTATGTGTAGCTCCTCGTTGTTCTGCTGGCTGGCTGGCCGAAGTGGTCGCTGTACATGCTGGTATACTTTTGAAGTGGTTGCTGACTCGCTGTACATGCTAGCTGGAGCTTGCTATAGCTGCTCGTTGCTCAAGTTGTTAGCATATGGCTCAAAGAGAGAGGAGGTAGTCAACAGAACGTACATGTGCACCGTcgggaaggagaagaagcaggacGAGGCAGTTGCGGGAGAACTGGTAGGCGTGAGGAGGAGTCACGGCGAGGCGGTGGCGTGCCGGGGAGGAGTCACGGCGAGGCGGCGCCGCCGGGCAGGGTGCACGCGCAGGCGGCGGCGTGGTGCTTGGTGTGTCCTCGCTGATCACGATCAAACCAGCTCAACCAGAGCTTGAAATGATTGAGCGCAAATCCGTCCTAAAAAGTATGACTTATGGGCTTGGACGTGGAAAAGTAGGAAAAAACTCAATATGGGGTGTTTTATCCAGCTAGCAATGAAAAGTGTGCTATTTAGTCCAATAAAAAAAAGGTGTGCTATAGGAGCAAAGTCCTAGGAAAAGTGTGGCATTTCCTCAAATTACTCAACATGGACCAGCCCCACGGAGTTTATTTGTCTCAAGTGAATAATTAGAGCATGTCTAGTATATGATGGAAATTTGGCGATGTAAAACAGCTTTACAAAATGCATTTTACATCTTCAAAAAAGATACAACTCCGACAGATGATGTATATTAGAGATGTAAAAGAGCAACTCTAATAGATGATGCAAAATGAAGATGTAAAAACTAGTGGGCAGCGGCCGAATCGTGGCGGCGGCAGTGGGGACGGcggcagcgtcgaggtggcggcgGCTGTGCGTGGGGGCGGAGGAGGAGCGTCGGAGGGGCGCCGGGGGGTGGTGAATCGGGACGGTGGCGGCGCGGATCGGGGCGGCGGAGCAGCGGCGATGCAGCGGCAGAAGAGCAGCGATTCGACGCAAAGAGAGGTGGAGGAACGTCGGAGGGGCGGCGGGGGTGGCAAATTGGGGCAGCGGAGGAGCGGCGATTCGAGGCGAAGTGAGGAGGAGAAGCGGCGTAGGGGCGGCGAAGCAGCGACGGTGCATCGGCGGAGAAGCGGAGATTCGAGGCGGGGGAGCGGCCGAGAGGCGGCAGGGGTGGCTCGCGGCCGGATCTGGCGCGGGCAGGCAGCGGCGGCAGTTCTGTAGGCGAATGGGGCGGTGGCGGCTGTGCGGCGGGCGGAGGTCGAGCGGGCGGAAGCAAAGTGAAGGCAGTTGCACGGTTGTCGCGCGGCTGCCAATTTTACATCTTTAATAGGTGGAGTTGCAAATGTGTTGGACCGACACATAGAGGCGAAAGCGTGGCCGCGGCTCAACACCTGGCGGCGCCATGGTGAAGTTGGCCGCGCTGCAGTGCCCTGACAAGGAGTCGGCCTCGTGGTCATGTTTGCCACGCTTCCCGAGCCCCACGGTGAGCTGCtcgtgagttggtcgatgtcgaatttgttgatgcatttgaataaactcctCAAATGTGGCCGGATTTTGGTCCGGAAGTTGGATAGGATAGcccatgttctcaaattccagAGTTGCAGCAGCATCGTTACCCTCatcctcaatgatcatgttgtgcataatcacacaacatgtcatcacctcccacaaggtctccgGATCCCATTGTTTTGCAGGTCCACGAACAACTGCAAAACGGGCCTGAAAAACTCCGAATGCCCTCTCAACATCCTTTCTAGCCGCTTCTTGTCTTTGGACAAAGTGAGCCTTTTTCTGGCCAACTGGTTTGAGATGGTGCTAACAAAGGTAGCCCATGGAGGATTAGATAccgtcaaccagatagtagcccatattgtactcatgtccattgacagtatactggcaaggaggagcttttccTCCAGTCAGCCCCGCAAAAAATGACGATCGTTGCAGCACATTGATGTTATCGTGAGACccgggcatgccaaagaaagcGTGCCAAATCCAAAGAAAGCATGCCGAACACCTCAACCACGACAGTTGCAAACCTGACTATGGCATCTCCGCAAGTGCTCTGAGACATCCGTAGGTGCTCGTCCCACGAATCAGCGatcgtgccatatgcaagcatccggagtGCGACCATGCACTTCTGGTAACTAGAGAAGCCAGTTGTTCCCACGGCGTCCATCTTCAGGATGAAGTAGTCATCGTAGGACCGGACGCCATGGTACAAACGCCCGAAGACGATCTTGCGCATCCACCCGGCGAAAATGGTCAGCGGAGAGTGCATCGAGGGCAAAGTAGTCGGCCATCAGCGGCAAATGCCCGCGCACCCTGTTGCAGTTGAGCATGCGATGACCCTTGATcgagcccttgaaattgagaacatgctcctcccCAAGCTCTGTGTCTTCAAGGACCACCTGCATCATCGCCTTCTCATCGGAGTACTCCTCGTCCGACGAGCCGTCGGAGGACTCAACATACTGCTCGTATAtgtactctgatacgtctccaacgtatctataatttttgattgttccatgctgttatattatcattcttggatgttttataatcattttata
Coding sequences within:
- the LOC123079698 gene encoding protein ACCELERATED CELL DEATH 6 isoform X2; protein product: MASRSSGDEPSSLLMEENAVQVSVDAKLTVAAGRGNCQQLKDLLSTEDSKTMLVVMAPSIQASTVKPLPEVMSPLLLSSACSGAWQDLEFLLNRGHGQPHPSMNSSTNILDLLTAYGSHSCSGKGASMQKASDDVEALLNLPSGSTVSLLDGVTIEGGTALHVVATYGESDGFLRSADIIHSKANHLLFARNKNGDTPLHCAARAGMSRMVCHLITLARGENTGVNRVKELLEIENILKETALHQAVRIGNNDIVKLLMEEHSELASFPKDGTSPLYLAILLEEDIIVETLYNASHMKLSYSGKNGQNALHAAVLRGTELTKKLLEWNSDLTTQRDENGSTPLHFAAALAQQSQRGSICWQVLEANSASLYQSDCNGLFPIHVAASVGESGTITMFLNKSPSSAGLQDSMGRTFLHVAAEKRKVRIVSSACRNRSLLWILNIQDNDGNTALHLAIQARSLRMFCALLGNRHTHLNLSNNIGQTPLDISLYGVSPGIFDDQISEAKIHFALTVVNARSGGSRRDHFEENYTRQLKYDETEQLEKCYVVMYRFVQQFVLIIM